The following coding sequences are from one uncultured Cohaesibacter sp. window:
- the tsaB gene encoding tRNA (adenosine(37)-N6)-threonylcarbamoyltransferase complex dimerization subunit type 1 TsaB encodes MSKEREICLALDTALEACSVGLAIHQNEDVKTLERSLSLGRGHAEYLMGELDTLLTEASLHYQDLTKIAVTVGPGSFTGLRVGLATARALGLALDIPVIGASTLFALALEAQAEGHQGSIGCFIDARRNQIYGQIFSITSDLSAPEPETEASAKAAELFANDCANYPDLALIGNGSPLVVASGEASSLDERPILPARFPKMGAFAKWALKQPAPLQPPAPLYLRAPDAKKQASKAIAHR; translated from the coding sequence TTGAGCAAAGAGCGTGAAATTTGTCTGGCGCTTGATACTGCGCTGGAAGCCTGTTCTGTGGGGTTGGCAATCCACCAGAATGAAGATGTAAAGACGCTTGAGCGCTCTTTGTCTCTGGGGCGCGGCCATGCGGAATATCTGATGGGAGAGCTGGACACGCTGCTGACAGAAGCCAGCCTTCACTATCAGGATCTCACAAAAATCGCGGTCACGGTGGGGCCGGGCAGCTTCACAGGATTGCGGGTCGGGCTGGCCACGGCTCGGGCTCTGGGACTTGCCCTCGATATTCCGGTGATTGGTGCCTCGACACTTTTCGCGCTTGCTCTTGAAGCACAAGCGGAAGGGCACCAAGGGTCTATCGGCTGCTTCATAGATGCGCGCCGAAACCAGATTTACGGTCAGATCTTCTCTATTACTTCAGATCTTTCCGCCCCCGAACCAGAAACTGAAGCGAGTGCAAAGGCAGCAGAACTCTTTGCCAATGACTGTGCCAACTATCCGGACCTTGCTCTTATCGGCAACGGCTCCCCTCTTGTCGTGGCAAGCGGAGAGGCATCATCTCTCGATGAGCGGCCCATATTGCCAGCCCGCTTTCCGAAAATGGGGGCGTTTGCCAAATGGGCTCTTAAGCAGCCAGCTCCTTTGCAGCCTCCCGCTCCTCTCTATCTTAGAGCTCCAGACGCCAAAAAGCAGGCATCCAAGGCCATAGCTCACAGGTAG
- a CDS encoding PhoH family protein, producing the protein MGHIVLSYDDNRLAADLFGEYDQNLARIEQKLGVEAIARGNRVTIKGPGDLCDQAKLVLDSLYFRLQEGDVIEQADVDGAIRMAQASDEQLMLPDMMPENNDTAGKMNFAQIATRKKKLTARTATQDAYIRAMDRADLIFGTGPAGTGKTYLAVAYAAALLERGVVERIILSRPAVEAGERLGFLPGDMKEKVDPYLRPLYDALYDMMPADKVEREIEAKIIEIAPLAFMRGRTLSNAVVILDEAQNTTSMQMKMFLTRLGENSKMIITGDPSQIDLPSGELSGLVQAMELLSDIPSIVRVQFTAKDVVRHELVARIVTAYDEDARKRAKARQVLGRERFHKREVQEHLTAADYSPTDPEEIFDEAEE; encoded by the coding sequence ATGGGACATATCGTCCTTTCCTATGATGACAACCGCCTTGCGGCTGATCTGTTTGGTGAATATGACCAGAATCTTGCCCGCATCGAGCAAAAGCTTGGTGTCGAAGCGATCGCGCGTGGCAACAGGGTGACCATCAAAGGACCCGGAGACTTATGTGATCAGGCCAAACTGGTGCTGGATTCCCTCTATTTCCGACTGCAGGAAGGGGATGTCATTGAGCAGGCCGATGTCGATGGCGCCATCCGAATGGCTCAAGCCAGCGATGAACAATTGATGCTTCCTGATATGATGCCTGAAAATAACGATACTGCTGGCAAGATGAACTTTGCCCAGATCGCAACCCGCAAGAAAAAGCTAACCGCGCGCACAGCAACACAGGATGCCTATATCCGCGCTATGGATCGGGCCGATCTCATTTTCGGAACCGGACCTGCCGGTACTGGCAAGACCTACCTTGCCGTTGCATATGCCGCCGCGCTGCTGGAACGCGGTGTCGTGGAGCGTATCATTCTCTCCCGCCCGGCTGTGGAAGCGGGCGAGCGGCTCGGCTTTTTGCCCGGAGACATGAAAGAGAAGGTAGACCCTTATCTGCGCCCGCTTTATGACGCACTTTACGACATGATGCCTGCTGACAAGGTCGAACGGGAAATCGAAGCAAAAATCATCGAGATCGCTCCGCTCGCCTTCATGCGCGGACGGACGCTCTCGAACGCGGTTGTCATTCTTGATGAGGCGCAGAACACAACATCCATGCAGATGAAAATGTTCCTCACGCGCCTTGGCGAAAATTCAAAGATGATCATCACCGGCGACCCCAGCCAGATCGATTTACCAAGTGGTGAGCTGTCTGGTCTGGTTCAGGCAATGGAACTTCTTTCCGATATTCCCTCGATCGTGCGCGTGCAATTCACGGCAAAAGATGTGGTCCGCCACGAATTGGTAGCCCGCATTGTCACAGCCTATGACGAAGATGCCCGCAAGCGCGCAAAGGCACGCCAGGTGCTGGGACGCGAGCGTTTTCACAAGCGCGAGGTTCAGGAGCATTTGACTGCTGCCGATTATAGCCCGACCGATCCGGAAGAAATTTTTGACGAGGCAGAAGAATGA
- a CDS encoding universal stress protein, which produces MIMRRTIHDDGHFRKFLVVVDDTEECDRAITYATYRAAATGGALVMMVAVELEHFNHWLGVKEIMLAEAHDAAHERLAQFKERVEEIASIPTECVVREGKVAEQITALIEEDEDIGILVLAAAVGSKEGPGPLVSSISSQSGKSSFPLPVTIVPGNLSDEDIKAIC; this is translated from the coding sequence ATGATTATGAGACGCACAATTCATGACGATGGTCACTTCCGCAAGTTTCTCGTTGTTGTTGACGACACCGAGGAATGCGATCGTGCCATTACCTACGCTACCTATCGAGCGGCCGCGACTGGCGGAGCGCTGGTGATGATGGTTGCTGTAGAACTCGAACATTTCAATCATTGGCTGGGCGTGAAGGAAATCATGCTCGCAGAAGCCCATGATGCCGCGCACGAGCGCCTCGCCCAATTCAAGGAGCGGGTAGAAGAGATTGCCTCCATCCCGACGGAATGTGTCGTAAGAGAAGGCAAAGTCGCCGAACAGATCACCGCCTTGATCGAAGAAGACGAAGATATCGGCATTCTGGTTCTGGCAGCCGCCGTTGGCTCCAAAGAGGGACCGGGACCACTGGTGTCGTCAATCTCGAGCCAATCGGGAAAGTCCTCTTTCCCGCTTCCCGTAACGATTGTTCCGGGGAACTTGTCCGATGAGGACATCAAGGCCATTTGCTAA
- the ybeY gene encoding rRNA maturation RNase YbeY, protein MNTQSAGQPRLEKDLLIEADLWQALPDLEAVIDRALLAGLTYVIEQEDIAFLPECEISLVFTDDEAIRHLNADHRGKDTATNVLSFPIDEDADPFGPMLGDIVFAYETVKRESSELGVEIRDHLTHLCLHGFLHLLGYDHIEADEADKMESVEVAILAQLGLPNPYEGTVPLESLN, encoded by the coding sequence ATGAATACTCAAAGTGCCGGTCAACCAAGGCTTGAAAAGGATTTGTTGATCGAGGCGGATCTCTGGCAGGCGCTGCCCGATCTTGAAGCGGTGATCGACCGGGCTCTTCTGGCCGGTTTGACCTATGTGATCGAGCAAGAAGACATCGCATTTCTGCCGGAATGCGAAATTTCTCTCGTCTTTACCGACGATGAAGCTATCCGTCATCTCAATGCTGATCATAGAGGAAAAGATACGGCAACCAATGTCCTTTCCTTCCCAATCGATGAGGATGCCGATCCCTTCGGCCCGATGCTTGGCGATATAGTTTTCGCCTATGAAACCGTAAAGCGAGAATCCTCTGAGCTGGGGGTTGAAATCCGTGATCATTTAACACATTTGTGTTTACATGGTTTTTTACACTTATTGGGTTATGATCACATAGAGGCAGATGAAGCCGACAAGATGGAAAGCGTCGAAGTCGCCATTCTGGCTCAGCTGGGTCTTCCCAACCCTTATGAAGGCACAGTGCCTTTGGAAAGCCTGAATTGA
- the rimI gene encoding ribosomal protein S18-alanine N-acetyltransferase: MIFPLKTTSLVMPASYADIDDLVDIHGRCFSRGWTFSEFQSLLQDKLVEALVLRRSTLRITDKPVGFVLARSVVDEAEILSIAVDPDHQRSGGGKQLMQEMIRYLYGNRVSKLFLEVDASNKAALSLYGGFGFTKVGERKGYYQHDNGESSTAWIMQIEPLSKRRILGTPKGEEKASSL; this comes from the coding sequence ATGATATTTCCGCTCAAAACCACATCTCTGGTTATGCCTGCCAGTTACGCGGACATTGATGATCTGGTAGATATTCATGGCCGGTGTTTTTCCCGTGGCTGGACCTTCAGCGAGTTTCAATCCTTGCTGCAAGATAAGTTGGTTGAAGCTCTTGTGCTTCGCCGCAGCACTCTGCGCATCACCGACAAACCTGTTGGCTTTGTGCTGGCCCGCTCTGTTGTCGATGAAGCCGAAATCCTCTCCATAGCGGTAGACCCTGACCACCAGAGAAGCGGTGGAGGCAAGCAATTGATGCAGGAAATGATACGATATCTTTATGGGAACCGTGTTTCCAAACTCTTTCTAGAAGTTGACGCGAGCAATAAAGCTGCATTATCCCTTTACGGTGGATTTGGTTTCACTAAAGTAGGCGAGCGCAAAGGCTATTATCAGCATGACAATGGAGAAAGCTCTACAGCCTGGATTATGCAAATTGAACCACTGAGCAAGCGCCGTATTTTGGGCACCCCAAAAGGGGAAGAAAAGGCATCATCGCTATGA
- a CDS encoding MazG-like family protein: MLKHIYDLTQSDGKSLQERSLKLSEEVGELAQAVLSATGAHGSAYKGLTMEDVREEAADAAIVALSLIAQTSDNEQTFVAEVERLINKKCEKWQAVLASTMPDGA, encoded by the coding sequence ATGTTGAAGCACATCTATGACCTCACACAAAGCGACGGCAAAAGCCTGCAAGAACGGTCTCTGAAGCTGAGTGAGGAAGTGGGAGAGCTTGCTCAGGCGGTTCTTTCGGCTACCGGTGCTCACGGCTCGGCCTATAAGGGGTTGACGATGGAAGATGTCCGTGAGGAAGCTGCCGATGCGGCAATCGTAGCCCTTTCGCTGATTGCGCAAACGTCTGACAACGAACAGACGTTCGTGGCTGAGGTGGAGAGGCTAATCAACAAGAAATGCGAGAAGTGGCAGGCGGTGCTTGCGAGCACAATGCCTGACGGAGCGTGA
- a CDS encoding NifU family protein, whose protein sequence is MFIQTEATPNPATLKFLPGKVVLESGTMDFRSASEASVSPLAEKLFTIEGVEGVFFGFDFVSITKGDADWQHIKPAILGAIMEHFMSGQPVIKHEDAAQSAGEDFDEADAEIVATIKELLDTRVRPAVSQDGGDITFHGYREGVVYLTMRGACAGCPSATATLKHGIENLLRHFIPDVQEVRQV, encoded by the coding sequence ATGTTTATTCAGACTGAAGCTACACCCAACCCCGCGACCCTGAAATTCCTTCCAGGAAAGGTCGTCCTAGAGTCAGGCACCATGGATTTTCGCTCTGCCAGCGAAGCATCTGTCTCTCCCCTTGCGGAAAAGCTCTTTACTATCGAAGGCGTTGAAGGGGTTTTCTTTGGCTTTGACTTTGTGTCCATCACCAAGGGCGATGCAGACTGGCAGCATATCAAGCCAGCCATCCTTGGCGCTATCATGGAGCATTTCATGTCTGGTCAGCCGGTGATCAAACATGAAGACGCAGCCCAGAGCGCAGGTGAAGACTTTGACGAAGCCGATGCAGAAATCGTCGCGACCATCAAGGAATTGCTCGATACACGCGTGCGCCCTGCCGTTTCTCAGGATGGTGGAGACATCACTTTCCACGGCTATCGGGAAGGCGTGGTTTATCTGACCATGCGCGGTGCATGTGCTGGTTGCCCATCAGCAACAGCGACCCTAAAGCATGGCATTGAAAATCTGCTGCGCCACTTTATTCCTGACGTACAGGAAGTAAGACAGGTTTAA
- the trpS gene encoding tryptophan--tRNA ligase, with translation MASFEPRVFSGIQPSGNLHLGNYLGAITKFVDLQSSYNCVFSVVDMHAITVTQDPEGLMRRTREVTAGFLASGIDPEKHIVFNQSRVSAHAELGWIFNCVARMGWLSRMTQFKDKAGKNRDNVSTGLFVYPNLMSADILIYKATHVPVGEDQKQHVELCRDTAQKFNVDYAERIAALGYGVDNEGRNETTDPEKIFFPLTEPLIGGPAPRVMSLRDGSKKMSSSDASDKARINMTDDADAIALKIRKAKTDPEALPSEVDGLEGRPEASNLVGIYAALSGKAKADVLSEFGGAEFSTFKPALIDLSVDKLSPITDEMRRLMDDPSHIDSILAKGAEKAAAIANPILDQVKDIVGFIRS, from the coding sequence ATGGCCAGTTTCGAGCCACGCGTTTTCTCCGGCATTCAGCCATCAGGCAACCTGCATTTGGGCAACTATCTTGGTGCCATCACCAAGTTTGTCGACCTGCAGTCGTCTTATAATTGTGTTTTCTCTGTCGTTGACATGCATGCGATCACCGTCACGCAAGACCCTGAAGGGTTGATGCGTCGCACACGCGAAGTGACCGCAGGTTTTCTTGCTTCGGGCATCGACCCTGAAAAGCATATCGTGTTCAACCAGAGCCGTGTTTCCGCCCATGCCGAATTGGGCTGGATTTTCAACTGCGTGGCAAGAATGGGCTGGCTTAGCCGCATGACCCAGTTCAAGGATAAGGCAGGCAAGAACCGGGACAATGTGTCCACCGGTCTGTTCGTCTATCCGAACCTGATGTCTGCCGATATTCTGATCTATAAGGCAACCCATGTGCCGGTTGGTGAAGATCAGAAGCAGCATGTGGAACTGTGTCGCGACACCGCCCAGAAGTTCAACGTCGATTATGCCGAACGCATCGCTGCCCTTGGCTATGGCGTAGACAATGAAGGACGTAACGAAACCACAGATCCGGAAAAGATCTTCTTCCCATTGACCGAACCGCTGATTGGTGGACCGGCTCCGCGTGTCATGTCGCTGCGTGACGGCTCCAAGAAAATGTCGTCGTCTGATGCATCCGACAAGGCTCGCATCAACATGACAGACGATGCGGACGCCATTGCATTGAAAATCCGCAAGGCAAAGACCGATCCGGAAGCCTTGCCAAGCGAGGTTGATGGCCTTGAAGGTCGCCCGGAAGCTTCAAACCTCGTCGGTATCTATGCAGCTCTCTCCGGCAAAGCCAAGGCAGACGTTCTAAGCGAGTTTGGAGGAGCCGAGTTCTCGACCTTCAAGCCTGCGCTTATTGATCTCTCCGTCGACAAGCTTTCTCCAATCACCGATGAGATGCGTCGTCTGATGGATGACCCGAGCCATATTGACTCCATCCTTGCCAAGGGTGCCGAGAAGGCTGCGGCTATCGCCAATCCAATTCTTGATCAGGTAAAAGACATCGTCGGCTTCATTCGCAGCTGA
- a CDS encoding lysophospholipid acyltransferase family protein codes for MTIPRTQTKRPGFSVSTVRASLAIAMIAIVAIILIPVQYLSVTFNLKSKRWIPVLFHRVNCLALGIKKTVNGAPIRDGAVLITANHCSWIDIVVLGSLQPLSFIAKSEVANWPIFGLFAKLQRSIFVNRTKRSATGSVAKDIAQRLREGDAMVLFAEGTSSDGNRVLPFRSALIGAAKAAMTSEQDGEKAPEKVWLQPLSIAYTGLHGLPMGRQLRHMAAWYGDMDLVPHLWALMKEGALDVTLTYGEPILFDPRVGRKQAAFAAETTVRKTMLHDLHHHSGKRKGK; via the coding sequence ATGACTATCCCTCGGACCCAAACGAAGCGACCAGGCTTTTCCGTATCGACTGTTAGAGCCAGCTTGGCCATTGCGATGATCGCTATCGTCGCGATCATTCTCATTCCGGTGCAATATCTGTCGGTTACGTTCAATCTGAAAAGCAAGCGCTGGATTCCGGTTCTGTTTCACCGCGTCAACTGCCTTGCTCTGGGCATCAAAAAGACCGTCAACGGTGCACCGATCAGGGACGGGGCGGTTCTCATAACCGCCAATCATTGTTCCTGGATCGACATCGTTGTTCTGGGCAGTTTGCAGCCACTGTCATTCATAGCCAAATCCGAAGTGGCAAACTGGCCAATTTTCGGGCTTTTTGCCAAGCTTCAACGCTCGATATTTGTCAACCGCACCAAACGTTCGGCAACAGGATCTGTGGCCAAGGATATTGCCCAGCGCCTCAGAGAGGGCGATGCGATGGTGTTGTTTGCCGAGGGCACGTCTTCTGACGGCAACCGGGTTCTGCCCTTCCGCTCCGCACTGATCGGCGCTGCCAAAGCGGCCATGACATCGGAACAGGATGGCGAGAAAGCACCGGAGAAAGTCTGGCTTCAACCGCTATCGATTGCCTATACGGGCCTGCATGGTTTGCCGATGGGGCGTCAGCTTCGTCATATGGCTGCATGGTACGGTGATATGGATCTGGTGCCACATCTTTGGGCGCTGATGAAAGAAGGGGCGCTTGATGTAACGCTCACCTATGGCGAACCGATTTTGTTCGATCCGAGGGTAGGTCGGAAGCAAGCCGCTTTTGCCGCAGAAACAACGGTGCGCAAAACAATGCTTCATGACTTGCATCACCACAGTGGCAAGCGCAAAGGGAAGTGA
- the miaB gene encoding tRNA (N6-isopentenyl adenosine(37)-C2)-methylthiotransferase MiaB, whose product MTAFEDKKVFVKTYGCQMNVYDSNRMMDSLATKGYSPTESMEDADLVILNTCHIREKAAEKVYSELGRIRQVKEKRAKAGKGEMKIGIAGCVAQAEGQEIIRRAPIVDLVIGPQAYHKLPDLLDKAGHGAHVVETDFPLEDKFSVLPEARKEATRKRGVSAFLTVQEGCDKFCSFCVVPYTRGAEVSRPVSQILAEAENLVSAGVREVTLLGQNVNAYHGESPDGADWGLGELLFGLAKIDGLDRLRYTTSHPRDMDDALMAAHRDLDILMPYLHLPVQAGSDKILKAMNRQHSYDDYVRLIDRIRKARPDIAMSGDFIVGFPGETDEDFEETMRIVREVTYASAFSFKYSPRPGTPAADSEEQIDDAIKSERLYRLQDLLTQQQKDFNASKVGTEMTVLLERKGREPGQLVGKSPWLQAVQVDAAEELIGEIVTVKVDSMGTNSLFGTMIDRS is encoded by the coding sequence ATGACTGCTTTTGAAGACAAGAAAGTCTTTGTGAAAACCTATGGCTGCCAGATGAATGTCTATGATTCCAACAGAATGATGGATAGCCTGGCCACCAAGGGATACAGCCCTACCGAAAGTATGGAAGACGCGGATCTGGTGATCCTGAACACCTGCCATATTCGTGAGAAGGCAGCAGAGAAGGTCTATTCCGAGCTGGGCCGCATCCGTCAGGTCAAGGAAAAGCGGGCCAAGGCTGGCAAGGGCGAAATGAAAATCGGTATTGCTGGCTGTGTTGCACAGGCCGAAGGTCAGGAAATCATCCGTCGTGCGCCCATCGTTGATCTGGTGATCGGGCCGCAAGCCTATCACAAGCTGCCCGATTTGCTCGACAAGGCAGGCCATGGGGCCCATGTTGTCGAAACGGATTTCCCGCTTGAAGATAAATTTTCCGTTCTGCCGGAAGCCCGCAAGGAAGCCACGCGCAAGCGCGGTGTCAGCGCCTTTCTGACGGTGCAGGAAGGCTGCGACAAGTTTTGCAGTTTCTGCGTTGTTCCTTACACGCGGGGTGCTGAAGTTTCCCGGCCGGTGAGCCAGATCTTGGCCGAGGCGGAAAATCTGGTTTCAGCCGGAGTACGCGAAGTCACATTGCTGGGTCAGAATGTAAATGCCTATCATGGGGAAAGCCCCGATGGAGCCGATTGGGGCCTTGGTGAGCTTTTGTTCGGGCTCGCCAAGATCGATGGCCTCGACCGTTTGCGCTACACCACCAGCCATCCGCGCGATATGGATGATGCCTTGATGGCCGCTCATAGGGATCTGGACATTCTGATGCCCTATTTGCATCTGCCGGTGCAGGCCGGGTCTGACAAGATTCTCAAGGCCATGAACCGTCAGCATAGCTATGACGACTATGTGCGCCTGATTGACCGCATCCGCAAGGCGCGTCCTGACATCGCGATGTCGGGTGACTTCATCGTCGGCTTCCCGGGGGAAACGGACGAAGACTTCGAGGAAACCATGCGCATCGTGCGCGAGGTTACCTACGCTTCGGCCTTTAGCTTTAAATATTCCCCTCGTCCGGGCACTCCTGCCGCAGACAGTGAAGAGCAGATTGATGATGCGATCAAGTCCGAGCGTCTCTATCGCCTGCAGGATCTGCTCACCCAGCAACAGAAAGACTTCAACGCTTCCAAGGTTGGTACTGAGATGACCGTCCTTCTGGAGCGCAAGGGTCGCGAGCCGGGCCAGCTGGTTGGAAAGTCACCATGGCTACAGGCAGTGCAAGTTGATGCCGCTGAGGAATTGATTGGTGAAATTGTCACAGTTAAAGTGGATAGTATGGGAACTAACAGTCTGTTCGGCACCATGATCGACCGGTCATGA
- a CDS encoding Fur family transcriptional regulator, with translation MTTDKKTTIEELCAKSGMRMTEQRRVIARVLDSAEDHPDVEELYARSVKIDGNISISTVYRTVKLFEDSGIIERHDFRDGRSRYETITEEHHDHLIDLRTGMVIEFRDEEIERLQQEVARRLGFELVDHRLELYGVPIKESDK, from the coding sequence ATGACAACAGACAAAAAGACCACCATTGAAGAATTGTGCGCCAAGTCTGGCATGCGGATGACTGAACAAAGGCGCGTGATTGCTCGAGTGCTGGATAGTGCCGAAGATCACCCTGATGTTGAAGAGCTTTATGCCCGCTCGGTGAAAATTGATGGCAATATTTCCATTTCCACCGTTTATCGCACCGTCAAGCTTTTTGAGGACAGCGGTATCATCGAACGGCACGATTTTCGCGATGGCAGATCGCGCTATGAAACAATCACCGAGGAACATCATGACCACTTGATCGATTTGCGCACAGGCATGGTGATCGAGTTCCGTGATGAGGAAATTGAGCGTTTGCAACAAGAGGTCGCCCGACGCCTCGGTTTCGAGCTTGTTGATCACAGGCTCGAACTTTATGGTGTTCCCATCAAAGAATCAGATAAATAG
- the murJ gene encoding murein biosynthesis integral membrane protein MurJ — protein sequence MSMLRNFATVGVATLASRALGFARDIMIAATLGSGPVADAFFVAFRLPNLFRRLFAEGAFNSAFIPIFAGSLQEDGPQGARKVAEEILAGLLFVLLVFTALAELAMPWMIHILAPGFSEDPSKFDLAVVLTRITFPYLLCMSVIAFLSGILNSLGRFAAAAFAPVLLNVVLIATLALILLFHAGDGATAGYFLSWGVFTAGFVQLAALVWALLRSGFGLHLKRPRYTANVKKLLKLGVPGIIAGGVTQLNITIGTIIASFQAGAVSYLYYADRIYQLPLGVVGIAIGVVLLPDLTRKVRAQNEVAVDYAQNRAAEFAMFLTLPAAIALAIIPEPIIEVLFQRGQFTDQATHMTAMALAAYAFGLPAFVLNKVLSPGFFAREDTKTPMQFATVGMIINVAGSLALFPFLQHVGIAIATTVAGWVNVLLLGITLWRRGHFHADNMLIRRLIMFTLSSLVMGAGIYWLAAYLRFWLEAPSLAIRLGALGCIVLAGIVIFLIATITTGAFSLSELKSRFRRGA from the coding sequence ATGTCAATGCTGAGGAATTTTGCCACCGTTGGTGTAGCAACACTTGCAAGCCGGGCCTTGGGTTTTGCAAGAGATATCATGATTGCCGCCACGCTTGGCTCCGGACCTGTGGCAGATGCCTTCTTCGTTGCTTTCCGCTTGCCAAATCTTTTCCGCCGCCTGTTCGCCGAGGGAGCCTTCAATTCGGCCTTCATTCCGATTTTTGCAGGATCCTTGCAGGAGGATGGACCACAGGGCGCACGCAAGGTTGCTGAAGAAATTCTCGCAGGCCTGTTGTTTGTCCTGCTTGTCTTTACAGCGCTGGCAGAACTGGCCATGCCTTGGATGATCCATATTCTTGCTCCGGGCTTTAGTGAAGACCCATCCAAGTTTGATCTGGCCGTGGTTCTGACGCGCATCACCTTCCCTTATCTTCTTTGCATGTCGGTGATTGCCTTCCTTTCAGGCATTCTCAACTCGCTTGGCCGCTTCGCGGCAGCCGCTTTTGCACCGGTACTGCTTAATGTGGTTCTGATTGCCACTCTCGCACTCATATTGCTGTTTCACGCCGGAGATGGTGCGACTGCTGGATATTTTCTCTCCTGGGGTGTTTTCACTGCCGGATTTGTACAATTGGCCGCTCTCGTCTGGGCGCTGTTACGATCTGGCTTTGGCTTGCACCTTAAGCGCCCCAGATACACGGCAAATGTGAAAAAGCTACTCAAGCTCGGGGTTCCGGGCATCATTGCCGGAGGCGTGACCCAGCTCAACATTACCATAGGCACCATTATCGCCTCGTTTCAGGCCGGAGCGGTTTCCTATCTCTATTATGCTGACCGGATCTACCAGTTGCCCTTGGGGGTTGTTGGCATCGCAATCGGCGTTGTGCTGTTGCCAGATCTCACCCGAAAAGTGCGGGCCCAAAATGAAGTAGCGGTGGACTACGCCCAAAACAGGGCTGCGGAATTTGCCATGTTCCTGACGCTGCCTGCCGCCATCGCGCTTGCGATTATTCCTGAACCGATTATCGAAGTTCTGTTTCAAAGAGGCCAGTTTACTGATCAGGCAACCCACATGACGGCCATGGCGCTTGCTGCCTACGCGTTCGGGCTGCCGGCTTTTGTGCTGAACAAAGTTCTTTCTCCGGGCTTTTTTGCACGTGAAGATACCAAGACGCCGATGCAATTTGCTACTGTCGGCATGATCATCAATGTCGCAGGATCACTGGCCCTGTTTCCGTTCCTGCAACATGTCGGTATCGCCATTGCCACCACGGTAGCTGGCTGGGTCAATGTGCTGCTGTTAGGCATTACGCTTTGGCGCAGAGGCCATTTTCATGCAGATAACATGCTGATCCGGCGCTTGATCATGTTTACTCTTTCCTCACTGGTCATGGGGGCCGGTATCTACTGGCTCGCCGCCTATTTGCGCTTTTGGCTCGAAGCCCCCTCCCTTGCCATACGCTTGGGCGCTCTGGGATGCATCGTGCTCGCAGGCATCGTGATTTTCTTGATTGCAACAATCACGACGGGTGCTTTCTCGCTTTCCGAACTCAAAAGCCGATTTCGCCGCGGTGCCTGA